The DNA sequence GAATACCTTTGGCAATTGCCTTTCCACATCTCTCAGTCACGCTGATCGAAGCGACACGCAAAAAGGTGGACTTTCTGGGGCACGCCGTGCGATCGCTGGGCCTCAAGAACGTAGAAGCGCTGTGGGGACGAGCGGAAGAACAAGGTCACGTGGCGGCGCATCGTGAGCAGTATGACGTGGTTACGGTGCGGGGTGTGGGCGGACTTGCTACGGTGACCGAACTGGCACTGCCGTTCTGTGCGTTGGGCGGGACGCTATTAGTCTACAAGTCTTTACCGCTAGACTCTGAAATTCAAGCGGCAATGCACGCGATAAACGTACTTGGCGGAAGCCTGCCGCGCGTTACGCCGTTCAATCTGCCTGAATTGCCCCAGCAGCACTGTGCAGTGACCCTAAGTAAGACCGCAGGCACGCCACAGCAGTATCCGCGCCGTGACGGTCTGCCTGCCCGGCGCCCACTCGCAGAATCCTAGATCTACCAAGTCACACGCAGCGCCGTCGCGATTCTCCATGGGATGCTCAGGAGACTGCGGGTCGCTTGGATAGTGGCGGCAGTTTGTTGCTGCATGCGCATGCAACAACTGCACGTCTTGCTCACAGAAGTTCCGCCGCCGCACTGTCTACGAGCACAGTGACGTGGCGGTGGAGTTGGAGGAAAGAGGCAGGAACCTGCGGCGTAAGCGGGCCGGCAATGGCCCGGTGGACTGCCTGTGCTTTGGTGGCGCCGCTTGCCAAGAGCAGAATGCGCTCGGCCTTGAAAATCGTCCCCATGCCCATCGTTATGGCACGGCTGGGGAATTCACTGAGGCGGGCAAAGTGGCGCGGATCAGTTTCGCTCCAGTATTCGAACGCCAGACGGCGGGTCTCAACACTGAGGCGCGCCACGTGGACGTTCGCGCGCAACTCGAGCCCCGGTTCATTGAAGCCCACATGCCCGTTCAGGCCGATCCC is a window from the Chloroflexota bacterium genome containing:
- the rsmG gene encoding 16S rRNA (guanine(527)-N(7))-methyltransferase RsmG, encoding MTTEYPSTSLTDDATHLLPTLRAGCAAIDVALDPNQVRRLHDYMVLLLGQRGQVNLTGIRDLAQAERLLLLESIAAAIALPILRAPPCGTVALRLLDVGTGGGIPGIPLAIAFPHLSVTLIEATRKKVDFLGHAVRSLGLKNVEALWGRAEEQGHVAAHREQYDVVTVRGVGGLATVTELALPFCALGGTLLVYKSLPLDSEIQAAMHAINVLGGSLPRVTPFNLPELPQQHCAVTLSKTAGTPQQYPRRDGLPARRPLAES